Proteins found in one Methylobacterium sp. CB376 genomic segment:
- a CDS encoding excisionase family DNA-binding protein, whose amino-acid sequence MVQRLVFRYGLGSGRPIWSGSAAREPGTEWTLHEAAKRLGVHRHTAYRWLQDGRLRGRMAARGTSASGSCG is encoded by the coding sequence ATGGTCCAGCGCCTGGTGTTCCGCTACGGGCTGGGCAGCGGGCGGCCGATCTGGAGCGGCAGCGCCGCGCGCGAGCCCGGCACCGAATGGACCCTGCACGAGGCGGCCAAGCGGCTCGGCGTGCACCGGCACACCGCCTACCGCTGGCTGCAAGACGGGCGCCTGCGGGGGCGCATGGCGGCCCGTGGGACCAGCGCATCCGGATCGTGCGGATGA
- the istA gene encoding IS21-like element ISMtsp8 family transposase, with translation MVSLGELMTILDLHRQGLSVTAIARQLGLDRKTVAKYIARGLEPPVYGPRSPRARATDAFLPYLRERLAAYPQLTAVRLWRELKERGFAGAYTAVKRAVALLRPSAPLPIERRFETPPGEQAQVDLARFEVVFADEPGVTRIVWLFAMVLGHSRYLWARFVVHQDLQTVLRCHIAAFQALGGAPREILYDRMKTAVIGEDPDGLVIYNRSLLDLARHYGFLPRACRPYRAKTKGKVERPFRYLREDFFLARSFRNLDDLNDQLRHWLDTVANARRHATTKRIVADAFAEERSQLRALPPVPYEAVLSLERRVTHEGFVSVAGNLYSVPDTTRRRALEVHVLADQIRIYEAGELVACHLPLEGRGLTQVDPAHRRPRSPPPEPRDPAEPVVVRRAGDQVARRPLAIYDAVARQLAGAGVPRTDRGDAA, from the coding sequence GTGGTCAGCCTCGGGGAACTCATGACGATCCTGGACCTCCACCGGCAGGGCCTCTCGGTCACCGCCATCGCCCGCCAGCTCGGCCTCGACCGCAAGACCGTCGCCAAGTACATCGCCCGCGGCCTCGAGCCGCCCGTCTACGGACCGCGATCCCCCCGCGCGCGGGCCACCGACGCCTTCCTGCCCTACCTGCGCGAGCGCCTGGCCGCCTACCCGCAGCTTACGGCCGTCCGTCTCTGGCGCGAGTTGAAGGAGCGCGGCTTCGCAGGGGCCTACACCGCCGTGAAGCGAGCCGTGGCCCTGCTTCGCCCCTCAGCTCCTCTGCCTATCGAGCGCCGCTTCGAGACCCCGCCGGGCGAGCAGGCCCAGGTCGACCTCGCCCGCTTCGAGGTCGTCTTCGCCGACGAGCCGGGCGTGACCCGCATCGTCTGGCTGTTCGCGATGGTGCTGGGCCACTCGCGCTATCTCTGGGCCCGCTTCGTCGTCCACCAGGATCTGCAGACGGTCCTGCGCTGCCACATCGCCGCCTTCCAGGCCCTTGGAGGCGCCCCGCGCGAGATCCTCTACGACCGCATGAAGACCGCCGTGATCGGCGAGGATCCCGACGGCTTGGTCATCTATAACCGCAGCCTTCTCGATCTCGCGCGCCACTACGGGTTCCTGCCGCGCGCCTGCCGTCCCTACCGGGCCAAGACCAAGGGCAAGGTCGAGCGCCCGTTCCGCTACCTGCGCGAGGACTTCTTCCTCGCCCGCTCGTTCCGCAACCTCGACGACCTGAACGACCAGCTGCGGCACTGGCTCGACACCGTGGCCAACGCCCGCCGGCACGCCACGACCAAGCGGATCGTCGCCGACGCCTTCGCGGAGGAGCGCAGCCAGCTGCGGGCGCTGCCGCCCGTGCCCTACGAAGCCGTGCTCAGCCTGGAGCGGCGCGTCACCCACGAGGGCTTCGTCTCGGTGGCGGGCAATCTCTACAGCGTGCCCGACACCACCCGCCGCCGCGCCCTGGAGGTGCACGTGCTGGCCGATCAGATCCGCATCTACGAGGCGGGTGAGCTCGTTGCCTGCCACCTGCCCCTGGAAGGGCGTGGGCTGACGCAGGTCGATCCAGCCCATCGGCGGCCGCGATCTCCCCCGCCCGAGCCACGAGACCCTGCCGAGCCGGTGGTCGTCAGGCGCGCCGGCGACCAGGTCGCGCGTCGCCCGCTGGCCATCTACGACGCCGTAGCCCGCCAACTCGCGGGAGCCGGCGTGCCCAGGACCGACCGGGGAGACGCGGCATGA
- the istB gene encoding IS21-like element ISMtsp8 family helper ATPase IstB, giving the protein MSGTGELIPPLVERIKATLVGLKMPRALEIVDTTVRRLERGELSALEAVDALLSEELSLRESRRVKTALVMARLSTVKTLSGFDFAFQPSLDRTRILALAELGFVDRCEVLHFLGPPGTGKSHLAVALGVEAVKAGRSVYFTTLADLVGTLARAEREGTLREKIRYFCRPALLIVDEIGYLPVVPGGGNLFFQLVNARYERGAMVLTSNRGFAEWGEVFGDPVVATALLDRLLHHAVVVQIEGSSYRLRQHTALMPEHIRSKAALQAPPLAPPPRRRGRPPKNGGAHLGIA; this is encoded by the coding sequence ATGAGCGGAACTGGCGAGCTGATCCCCCCACTGGTCGAGCGGATCAAGGCCACGCTGGTAGGGCTGAAGATGCCGCGCGCCCTGGAGATCGTCGACACCACCGTGCGGCGGCTGGAGCGCGGCGAACTCAGCGCGCTGGAGGCGGTCGATGCCCTGCTGAGCGAGGAGCTGAGCCTACGCGAGAGCCGGCGGGTGAAGACCGCGCTGGTGATGGCGCGGCTCTCGACGGTCAAGACGCTGTCGGGCTTCGACTTCGCCTTCCAGCCCTCGCTCGACCGCACCCGCATCCTGGCCCTGGCCGAGCTGGGCTTCGTGGACCGCTGCGAGGTGCTGCACTTCCTCGGCCCGCCCGGCACCGGCAAGAGCCACTTGGCGGTGGCCCTCGGGGTCGAGGCGGTGAAGGCGGGCCGCAGCGTGTACTTCACCACCCTGGCCGACCTTGTGGGAACGCTGGCGCGGGCCGAGCGGGAAGGAACGTTGCGCGAGAAGATCCGCTACTTCTGCCGGCCGGCGCTGCTGATCGTGGACGAGATCGGCTACCTGCCGGTGGTGCCGGGCGGGGGCAACCTGTTCTTCCAGCTCGTCAACGCGCGCTACGAGCGGGGCGCGATGGTCCTGACCTCGAACCGCGGCTTTGCAGAGTGGGGGGAGGTGTTCGGCGATCCGGTGGTGGCGACCGCGCTGCTGGACCGGTTGCTTCACCACGCCGTGGTGGTGCAGATCGAGGGCTCAAGCTACCGGCTGCGCCAGCACACCGCGCTCATGCCCGAGCACATCCGCTCGAAGGCAGCCCTGCAGGCTCCGCCGCTCGCCCCGCCTCCGCGTCGGCGCGGACGCCCGCCCAAGAATGGAGGTGCTCACCTCGGCATCGCCTGA
- a CDS encoding cupin domain-containing protein — MPVSDALSAEDVVTLLGLEPNATCGCVRATYHSARCIAPGGLAEPFGDGRPLGSALYFMVTPPAPVRLHRIQNDQLYHYYLGNSLEVFLLHPNGAAERAVVGPNLRNGERVQLLIPGGVFHTARLIGQEGWFLGASTAWPGVTPADAEIGDVEELSTRFPVFAADLRAIAGSAQASRPPKGHN, encoded by the coding sequence ATGCCCGTGAGTGATGCGCTCAGTGCCGAAGACGTCGTCACGCTTTTGGGACTGGAGCCGAACGCAACATGTGGTTGTGTTCGCGCAACCTACCATAGCGCGCGCTGTATTGCGCCTGGTGGGCTGGCTGAACCCTTTGGAGATGGGCGTCCATTAGGGTCAGCGCTGTACTTCATGGTCACACCACCAGCGCCCGTAAGGCTGCACCGGATTCAAAACGATCAGCTCTACCATTACTATCTCGGTAACTCCCTGGAGGTATTTCTTCTACACCCAAACGGCGCCGCCGAGCGAGCAGTTGTAGGACCAAACCTGCGCAATGGCGAGCGCGTTCAACTGCTGATCCCTGGCGGCGTATTCCACACTGCACGGCTCATCGGTCAGGAAGGTTGGTTTCTGGGCGCGAGCACGGCCTGGCCTGGTGTGACGCCAGCGGATGCGGAGATCGGCGATGTCGAGGAACTGAGCACGAGGTTTCCAGTATTCGCCGCCGACCTGCGGGCGATTGCAGGGTCAGCGCAAGCTTCCAGACCGCCTAAAGGCCACAATTAG
- a CDS encoding dodecin family protein: MSVVKFLELSAQSPQGYEDAIKQAVERASSTLRGIQSVWVKEFEAVVENDKVTQFRATVKISFLLEG, from the coding sequence ATGTCGGTGGTGAAGTTCCTCGAACTCTCCGCACAATCCCCGCAAGGCTACGAGGACGCGATCAAGCAAGCGGTCGAGCGCGCATCCAGCACGCTGCGCGGCATCCAATCCGTCTGGGTCAAGGAGTTCGAAGCCGTTGTGGAGAACGACAAGGTGACCCAGTTCCGGGCCACCGTGAAAATCTCGTTCCTGCTTGAGGGCTGA